Below is a window of Tolypothrix bouteillei VB521301 DNA.
GGTTTTGAGAGAGCTTGGAAACAAGCAGGGGGTCAGTTGATTCGCACAGCAGTAGGCGACCAATACGTCCAAGCAGAAATGTTACGGACTGGGGGAATGTTAGGGGGCGAACAATCCGGTCACATCCTTTGCCGTCACTATGGCATCACTGGAGATGGTTTGCTCACGGCTTTACACCTAGCAGCTTTAGTCAAAGAGGCGGGCGTTCCTCTATCTGAAATGATAGATTCCAGTTTCCATACATATCCGCAACTCCTACGGAACGTGCGAGTAGAAGACAGGTTAAAGCGTGTTAACTGGAAAGATTGCCAACCTTTACAACAAGCTGTTGACCGTGCTGAAGCTGCAATGGGTGATGCAGGTAGAATTCTAGTCCGGGCTTCTGGTACGGAGCCACTCATCCGAGTTATGGTAGAAGCCGAAGATGCCGAGCTTGCAAACTACTGGACAAATGAATTAGTCGCACAAGTCAAACAACACTTGGTTTAACAGTCATCGAGCAAATATTTTAGCTACTTAAATACCCGACTTCTTAAAGAAGTCGGGTATCTTGTCTTGTGCTTAAAAATGCAAAAATTTTGTAAAATTTAGATAAAGTTTTTGTAGTTGAGTTCTGTATATCTAAGGTTAAAATTTTGATAAGAATTTCAAAAGCAGTTTGTCCGTACAACTCTTGTGTCTGTGTGGCAATTTATGCAATTAAAAATTTTCGCTCTCTAAGTTGAGAAAAAGTAGTTTCGCGGTCTCAGGTTATGCTAGTTTTTGTGGTACCGCTAAAAAGCCCACAAGTTTCCAAGTCTTGGGAACTCGTAACGCAGTTATTTGAAAGATGCGTCAGATCGATCTGCAATCAGACTTCACAGGAATACAGAGTGATTGTTGTTTGTCACGAACGCCCCCGTCTTGAATTCCAACACCCCAAGATTACATACGTTGAAGTCGATTTTCCACCAGCCAATGAACGAGATCCCTTCTGTGCGGGACATACAGATAAAGGGCGCAAAATTTTGAAAGGATTAGTCCTTGCTCAAGAATTTTTACCAACATACACTATGACTGTCGATGCTGACGACTGTATCAGCAAGCACTTAGCAGAGTTTGTCAATCAAAATCCTCAAGGCAATGGCTGGTTTATAAACAAAGGTTACAAATATCAGAACGGTGATGACTTTATTTTTTTCAAAAGAAGAAATTTTTACAAGATGTGTGGCACTTGCAATATTATTAGGTATGACCTAAATCGGTTACCTAAATATCCAGAATATAATAGAGGATACGGGTACTACAAATTTTACGTAGATCATGAAAAAATTAGAGGAATGCTGGCTCAAGAAGGAAATCCTCTAAAACCACTACCGTTTCCGGGTGCTATTTATATTGTTGCCACGGGAGAAAATCTTTATTATGGAACTACAAAATTAACTTTCAATATTCTTAACCGCAAATTGTTAACCCAATCAATGCGAGACGAATTTTATCTCTACCCATTAGAGCCAAATTCAGTTATAACTGAAACAATGTATTCGAGATGACCGCATCAGTAAACAGTTAACAAACTGTGTTGTATTGATAACTGTCTACTGGTAACCGATAACTGTTAAGGGCAGACTTACAGCGATATCATGCTGACATTAAAGTCAAAAGGCAAGAAATCTAAAAAAAGAAAGAAGCAGGAGGAAAAGGAAACTCCAACTCTCAGTCTTCAAGAACGTTTATTGCAGAAGCGAAAAGCCGCACAAGCACGAAAAGAATTTTCCAGTATGTTGTCTTCTGCTGGTGCTGTGGGTTTCTTTGTTGGTATTCTCTTAGCTTTTATAGGAGGCATTAAGGCAGCAGTTCCGGGTGTATTGGGAGTCATCACAATAGCGTTGTGTTACAAATATCCCCGTCAAGCGCTTTTTGGCTTCATGATATATCTGCCTTTTAGCGGCACTATCACTTACTATATCGGTAACAGTCCCATACTCCAACTTGCTAAAGATTCCTTTTATATTCCAGCCGCGATCGCTCTTTGGCAAATTTGCAGTAAGAAACGTTTACCTTTCATTGTTCCCAAAGCTATTAAAACTCCGTTATTTATTTTGCTGGCGCTATGCGTGCTGACATTGTTATTTGTCAATGGTATGCAGCAATTTAGCCCACCACTACGCGGTTTGGGAAGCGGTGGTGGTAACAAGCCAATTTTTATGGGAATTTTGGGTCTGAAAGTATTTCTGGGTTACTTACCTCTGATAACTTGTGCTTACTATTTAATTCGGGATAAAAAAGATTTTTTATTTTTCTCGCGAATGCAAGTTGTTCTGATCCTCATCTGCTGTGCAATGGGGTTCATCCAGTATATGTTACTGCTAACTGGGATATGCCAAGGTACAAGACATTTAGAAGGTGCTGCCTTATTTAAGACCTCAATTGAAGCCCGTTGCTATTTCGGTGGTGCTCTACTCTACAGTCCCCAACAAGGTGTGATTCGGTTACCGGGAACCTTTGTTGCACCTTGGCAATGGGCATGGTTCTTGATTTCAAGTACCTTTTTTAGCTTCGCTTCTGGCTTCAGCGATCCTTCAATTCTCTGGCGGGTAGTTAGCTTGGGCTCCATTGTAGCGGTATTTATTAACGCAGTCATTTCCGGTCAGAGAATAGCCTTGGCATTAGTCCCTGTCTGCTTTGTGATTTTGCTGTTGCTAACCGGTCAACTTCGCAACCTTAAACGGTTTATTCCTATGGGAGTTGGTCTGGCTCTGATCCTGGGAATTGCTATAGCAAGCAATCCAGCCCTTTTAGAAGAGAGAACATCCAGTTTGAGCGATCGCTGGGAAGCTTCACCACCTCAAGAATTCATAGTGCAACAATTTGAGGAATCGTGGAAAGAACAAAGAGGGATTTTGGGCAATGGATTGGGTCGTGCGACCAATTCCGCTCGTGCAATGGGTGAGACAAGGCTGATTGAAACATATTATCCTAAAGTTCTTTTTGAAGTTGGTCCCTTTGGAACGTTGGCTTTCTTGGCACTTGTCACAACTCTGACCATTGCTTGTTACCAATCAAATCGGTTAATAAAAAACCGTAATTTCCGCAGTTACGGATCGGCTTTATGGGTGTTTATATTGTTTATTAGTTACAACACCTATTACTATCCTCTTGATGTCGATCCAGTAGCAGTCTATTACTGGTTTGTAGCTGGAGTTATCTTGAAACTACCAATTATAGACAAACAGGAAAGGCAAAAAGAGAATGATGAAAATTCTGAAGAACAACCAAAGAAAAAAACCAAAACAGCGAAAAACCTCTTGAACCCACTATAAATTTCATATTGCATAGTTAAATATTCAATAGGATATACAAAAAGTGAATTCTTATCCCTTGATTTCCGTTATTATTCCAACCTATGGTCGTGAAGAACCACTGCGCGATAGTATAGCCGATGTCCTCAAGCAAGATTATCCAAACTTTGAAGTTTTGGTTGTCGATCAAACACCAGAACACAAACCAGAAATAGAAGCTTATTTAGAAGAATTATCAACCGCAGGTAAAATCAAGTGGTTTCGCCTGAAATGGGCAAGTTTACCAGGAGCGAGAAATTACGCTGTACGCAGAGCAACTGGTGACATCATTTTGTTTATTGACGACGACGTGCAGCTACAGTCTGGATTTTTAGCAGCCCATGCCAAAAATTATGTAGAACAACCAGAAGTGGGTGCAGTTGCCGGACGAGTTTTTGACAGAATGAAATTGGGTGACTCTGGAGGAAATTTGCAGATTGAATATCTTCCTCCCCAAGCCATGGACCCAGGTATTGCTTGGTACCACATTGACTTAGTACATACAGTTAAACCCCAACAAGTTCTAACAGCAAGGGGTTGTAATATGTCCTTCCGTCGTGAAATTTTCACAAAGTACGGGCTGAAATTTGATGAAAGATTTCGTGGTAGTGCTGTTAGAGAAGAATCTGATTTTTGTTTGAGATTGCGGCAAACAGGGTATAAAATTTGGTACGATCCCAACGCTCATTTAGTGCATTTAGGAGAAGAGACAGGCGGTTGTCATGACATTAGCATGCGTTCTCTTCAGTACCAACTGACCTTCTACCACAACCACTTCTTAATGGGTTTAAAAAACCTCTCCCTCACTCAAGCCACACGTCTTTTTGCCCGTTTATTTGACTGTCATGTTCTGGGACATCCTCCCTGTCACAAAAGTGGTTCTCCTATTAAAATTTTGACTCGTGGTGTTTTCTATACTCTGGGTTTCTTCAAAGCCTTAAGCACTGTTATCCAATCAGCATGGAATGACGGTCAAATTTATACTCGTTTAGATGAACAAATTTAGTTAATGGCTAATGGCTAATAGCTAATAGTAAATCGCCAATTAGCAATTAGCAATTAGCAATTAGCAATTAGCAATTAGCAATTTATGAAAATTCTTGTAGCCAGTCATACTTATATTGTAGATCTTAACTGTGAAAAACTCCGCATTTTATCTCAGTTAGAACCAGAAGTTGAGGTCACAATTGTTGTTCCTAAAAAATGGAAACCAGGTGGAGTTCAAAATAAAATTATTGAAACTCAATACCGAGATGAAGGAAAATTTCGCATAGTGCCCATTTCTAATTTCAGTCAAAATCATCAAGGGTTACTGACATTTGGAGGAGATTTAATATCTTTATTGCAAAAATTTCGTCCCAATGTTATTCAGGTAGAACAAGGGTCTCGAGGTCTTGCTTATGCGGAGATGATTGCTCTCAATAAATTATTGGGACTCAAGGCAAAAAACTTATTTTTTACTTGGTGGAATTTACCCTATCAACTCAAGTTTCCAGTTTCTTTATTAGAGAAGTATAACCTTGATAACAGTCACGGCATCATTTCAGGAAATCAAGATGGTGCAGAAGTTTTACGACAACAGGGGTATAAGGGACCTATTAAAGTCATGCCTCAGCTAGGTGTAGATGAACGTTTGTTTGCACCTGCACCTCAACCCGAACTAGCTGCTCAGTTAGGTATAGAGCAAAATGATTTTGTCGTTGGATTTGTGGGACGTTTTGTTCAAGAGAAGGGATTGTTTACTCTTCTAGAAGCTTTGATAGGTTTAAAAGATAGACCTTGGAAATTACTGCTTCTCGGACGGGGACCGTTACAATCGGAACTCTTAAGCAAAGCCGAGGAAAATGCCATCAAAGATAGGGTTATTTTAGTGGAAAGCGTTGCTCATGACGCAGTTCCTAAATATATTAATTTAATGAGTACTTTAGTACTGCCATCGGAAACAAATTACAATCTTAAAAATCTTACTTCTATTGGTTGGAAAGAACAATTTGGTCACGTGCTAATTGAAGCCATGGCGTGTCAAGTTCCTGTTATTGGTTCAAATTCGGGTGAGATTCCTCATGTCATTGGTGAGGCTGGATTAATATTTCCTGAGGGTGACGCCCAAGCATTAGCCCACTGTATAGTTCAATTAATGGAAAATCCTGAATTGACTGAAAATTTGGCTAGTATGGGCTATCAAAAAGCTATGGCTCAATATACCAATACCGCTTTGGCAAAACAGCAATTAGAGTTTTATAAGGAATTGGCTGACGGCTAATGGCTAATGGCTAATGGCTAATGGCTAATGGCTGATGGCTGATGGCTGATGGAAGAGTAAAAGTTGGCAAACATCATTAGTGATTAACAATTAGCTAATAGCTATTAGCCATTAGCTATTAACAATTAACAAAAATATGCAAATCTTACAAATTGTTCCCTCAATTTCCCTAGTCTATGGTGGTCCGAGTCAAATGGTTTTGGGGCTAGCTCCTGCACTGGCAAAGCAAGGGGTAAAAGTGACAGTGATTACAACTGATAGTAATGGCGATACCGGTCAAGAAACACCCTTAGATGTTCCTTTGAATCGCCCTATAGAGCAAGATGGTTATCAAATTATCTACTTTCGTTGTTCCCCGTTTCGTCGATACAAATTCTCCCTAGACTTACTGGGATGGTTAAATAAACACGTCCGGGAGTATGACTTAGCTCACATTCACGCCTTATTTTCTCCTGTCAGCAGTTTGGCTGCAGCAGTATGTCGCCAACAAAAAGTACCCTATATTTTACGTCCTTTAGGAACTCTCGATCCAGCAGATTTACGGAAGAAAAAGATACTCAAACAACTTTATACAGCAATTTTAGAACGTCCAAATATAGCGGGTTCTGCTGCTATTCATTTTACTAGCGTTCAAGAAGCAAAAGTCTCGGAACGTTTTGGCGTTGCTACACGGGATTTGACAATCCCGTTGGGTGCGATCCCCGTGCAGTGGGAGGGGGAGAAGGGAAGAGAGGGAGAGGGGGGGCGTTTATTGCGTCAGCAGTACAGTATTCCTACTGATATTCCTCTAGTGCTGTTTATGTCTCGTATCGATCCAAAAAAGGGATTGGATTTGCTGTTTCCAGCATTGGAGGCGCTTCTAGCTGAGGGTTTCAATTTTCACTTTGTTTTAGCTGGAGGGAATCCTCAAGACGAAGATTATGTGGAAAAGATAAAATCTCAAATCCAAAACTCTCCATTGCGATCGCACACAACAATCACTGGTTTTGTCACGGGTCATTTAAAAACAGCCCTTCTCCAAGCTGCTGATTTATTCGTCTTACCCTCATACTATGAGAATTTCGGTATTGCTGTGGCTGAAGCAATGGTTGCAGGAACGCCTGTTTTGATATCAGACCAAGTTCACATTTGTCAGGAGGTGCGTGATAGTGAGTCGGGTTGGGTAAGTTCGTTGGATGTGAAAGAGATTGTTAAATCACTTCGTACAGCGCTAGAAAATCCATCAGAATGCCAAAGACGGGGGCTACTTGCGAGAGAGTATGCACTGCAACATTACAGTTGGGATGCGATCGCCCGTCAAATCATTCTTGCTTACAATCAAATTCTGTCCTAATTAAGTTGTAGAATCTTAGGTCTGTAAACCTGCGTGTCATGACACAATTTGAAATTTTATTTCAAACCCTAGACTCCAATCGGAAAACCGGGTTTTGTGTCATCATGCAAGATAGAATACATATGCCTCTTTGTACAACAGGGAATGTCACATGGCTCTCCGTCTAGGCGATACAGTACCTAACTTCACTCAAGCCTCCTCAACTGGCGATATAGACTTTTACCAATGGGCTGGAGACAGCTGGGTTGTGCTGTTCTCCCACCCCGCAGACTTTACACCAGTTTGTACCACCGAACTGGGAACCGTTGCTAAGTTGAAGCCTGAATTCGACAAGCGCAACGTCAAAGCTATCGCCCTCAGCGTTGATGATGTTGAATCTCATAAAGGATGGATTGGGGATATTGAAGAAACCCAAAAAGCAACCCTCAATTATCCAATTTTGGCAGATGGCGATCGTAAAGTCTCCGATCTTTACGACATGATTCACCCCAATGCCAACGCCTCGTTAACAGTGCGTACAGTCTTCATCATTGACCCTAATAAAAAGCTGCGTCTGACCTTAACTTATCCTCCAAGTACCGGACGTAACTTTGATGAAATTCTGCGAGTGATTGATTCACTGCAACTCACTGACAACTACAGTGTGGCGACACCAGCCGACTGGAAAGACGGTGATGATTGCGTGATCGTCCCTTCATTAAAAGATCCTGAAGTTCTTAAGGAGAAATTCCCCAAAGGATATCAAGAAATCAAACCCTACTTGCGGATGACACCTCAACCCAATAAGTAATTGGTAACGGATTGAGACCGGATGTCACATGACATCTGGTAAAAAACTATGTAGAGACGCGTCATGGCGCGTCTCTCCTGTATCTTTATATCCGTACTGCTAGAGTAAGATAAGATATTCTGACTGGCATTGAGGATAGCGATCGAGGGGCAATAACTGTGGCTGGTCTAAAAACTTTATCTGTAGCTTCTACATTTTTAGTATTTGCTGTGTTAAGTATAGGCAAAACAGTCACTGCTACAGCTTTCAATCCTGCTCCTTTATTCAAAGATGTGGCTAGCTACAAAACCACAATCTCTGCGGGCGATCGCTTAGCTGATATTTATTTTCCCAACCCAAAAGACTTAAAAACTGGTAATTACTCTTTTCCTATAGTTCTTCTATTGCAAGGTGCGCTTGTAGATAAATCAAATTACTCAAATTACGCCAGTATAGTAGCCCGTTATGGATTTGTGGTAGTTGTACCAAATAGCGATCGTTTAGTGCCATCACGTGGTCGAGCCCTAGCACCTCAAACTTCAGATATTACAGATGTTTTAAAATATATGGTTGCTGAAAACTCCAATTCTGCTTCACCTGTTTTCGCAATTGTTAATACACAAAAATTAGCTTTGCTCGGTCACTCTTTTGGAGGTGCTGTAGGACTATCTGCAATTGCCAACTTATGTTTGGAGTCCCTTTCATTCTGTAAAGGCTCCTTCAATCGGCCTAAGGAACTTGTAGCAGGAGCGTTTTTTGGCGCAAATTTACGCGATACAAAAGATGAGTTTATCCCCATCAACAATTCTGGAATTCCTATTGCCCTGTTACAAGGTAGCCTTGACAATAGAGCGCTTCCTTTTAGAGCTAAAAGAACCTACGACAATATTCAAACCCCTCCCAAAGCATTGATTACCATTTTAGGTGTAAATCACTTTGGCATAACCAATACAAGTAACCCTGCGGGGGCAATACCAGACTCAAAAAACTCTACCCTTGCTCAAAATATAGCAGTAGAAACAATCGCCCGTTGGAGCGGTCTCTTCTTACGTGCTAGCGTTCTTAAAGACAAAGGCGCATCTGATTATGTATATCGCACGGGTGATGCTCGCGATCCAAATGTAGCCGTTATTTCTGACTCTGTAAAAAGAGAAAAATAGAGGAGGAAAACCAAATACCCTACATTACCAGCATTGAGCGTATTGGACGACAAGAGGGACGACTTGAAGAGCGTCAAGATATTTTTAGTCAGTCGGTTTGGGACGATTGACGAACAGTTAGAAGCGCTCGTCAAGGCATTAACAGAATTACCTACGTCTGAATTTAGTAGTCTACTGTTATCGCTCTCGACTCTCTCACGGGAACAGTTGCTGACACGTTTTGGATAAAATAAGGTGGGCTAAATCCCACCCTACTTTGCGCCTTTGCGTGAGAAACAATCATCAATTTGGCGGATCTAACTTATTCACAACCGCAGCCCACAAAATCATTGGTGAACCTACAGCCAAACAGAACAACCACTGCCCAAATGTTAATGGTGATGTAGAAAAGACTTCATTAATCAAAGGTACGTGAGCAAAGACAATTTGTAGAAGAATGGCTCCCAAAATTCCCAAACCAATTGCCGGAATATCAACATTTTCTTGAATTGTACCATCCATCTTAGCAATCAAATTTGGAACTAACTGACTAATACTCAACAAATAAAATATCCTACCTGCAATCAACGAATTAATTGCCATTGTTCTAGCCAAATTTAGATCGCCTGTTGTAGCTCGAATATATTCAAAAACCCCAAATATCACAACCCAATTAAACAAAGAAACTGCTAAAATACGCTTTAATCTACTACTAGAAAGAATTGGTTCATTGGGATTGCGTGGAGATTGCTTCATGACATTTTGTGCTTTCGGTTCAAATGCCAATGGCACTGTCATGGTAATGGAATTCAACATATTAAGCCAGAGAACTTGTAGTGACAGGATAGGCAAATCTCTTGACAACAACGTGCTTAATAAAATTGTCATCGATTCCCCTCCATTAACAGGGAGAATAAAGCAAATAGCTTTTAAGAGATTTTTATAAACAGCCTGCCCTTCCTCAACTGCGGCTTCAATGGAAGCAAAGTTATCATCGGTGAGCAGCATATCTGAGGCTTCTTTGGCAACTTCCGTACCCGCACCACCCATGGCAATGCCGATATCCGCTTGCTTTAATGCGGGTGCATCATTAACACCATCGCCCGTCATTGCTACTATCTCGCCTTTAGATTGCAGTGCTTGTACCAATCGCAACTTCTGTTCTGGCGCAACACGAGCAAAGACCACACCCTCTTCCGCAACTTGTGCGAGTTCTGCTTTATCCATTTTTGCTAGTTCAGCACCAGTAAATGCCAGAACTGAACCATTTTTGTTGATTCCCATGCGTCTGGCTATAGCTTGTGCCGTAACTGCATGGTCACCAGTGATCATCTTGACTTGAATTCCTGCTTCTTGGCAGGCTTGCACCGCCTTGATAGCACTCTCACGAGGCGGATCGATCATCCCTTGCAAGCCCAGGAAAATTAACCCAGTGTCAATGTCGGGATGATTGACTGTAAATTGCATATCCGGTACGGGTTTCTTTGCTAAAGCCAGTACCCGCAAGCCTTGTCGTGCCATGATATTCACTTCTCGTTCAATAGTAGTTTGGCGTAGAGTTTCTACACAGTCCATTGGACGAGTCTGTCCTTCAGTATTTAACATCAGGGTGCAGCGCTTGAGAATAGCCTCTACGGAACCTTTCACGTAGATAGTTCTACCTAGCTGAGATTCATGCAATGTCGCCATGTACTGATAGTCAGATTCAAAGGGAATGGCATCGAGCTTTCGCATCTGGTTGGCTAGGGAAGATTCATTAAATCCCGCTTTACGAGCAGAAGTAATTAATGCTCCCTCTGTTGGATCTCCCACAACTACCCACTTTCCGTCTTTCTTTTCTATGTGGGAGTCATTACACAAAATTCCTGCCAACAAACACTCTTGCAAGCTTTTATCGCTGTTTAAATTAACTGGTTTATTATCCTTGAGAATTTCTCCTTCTGGTGCGTAACCCACACCACTTACTGTATATTGATGCCCTCCAGCGTAAATAGCTTGTACTGTCATCTGGTTTTCTGTAAGGGTGCCTGTTTTATCAGAACAAACAACAGTCGCACTACCCAATGTTTCCACAGCTGGTAATTTGCGAATAATCGCATTTCGTTTTGCCATTCGCGACACACCAATTGCCAGTGTCACTGTCACAACAGCTGGCAACCCTTCAGGAATAGCACTGACAGTCAGCGCGACTGCTGCTTCTAAAGCATCTTGCAAGCCTTTGTAACTCAGCCCTACAACAAAGGTGAGAGTTGCTAAGCCCAAAACTACCCGCAACCAATTTTGGCTGAATTTATCAAATTTTCTAGTTAAAGGAGTGGAAATATCCGTATGTTGTTCCATTAATTGGGAAATATGACCTGTTTCGGTATTATTCCCTGTGGCAACTACGATTCCCTTTGCCTGTCCAAAGGTGACGAAGCCTCCCGCATATGCCATGTTCTTGCGTTCTGCTAGGGGGGTTTCGCTGTTTAAGACAGAGGTGATTTTTTCGACGGCGACGGATTCACCCGTAAGCC
It encodes the following:
- a CDS encoding alpha/beta hydrolase family protein, translating into MAGLKTLSVASTFLVFAVLSIGKTVTATAFNPAPLFKDVASYKTTISAGDRLADIYFPNPKDLKTGNYSFPIVLLLQGALVDKSNYSNYASIVARYGFVVVVPNSDRLVPSRGRALAPQTSDITDVLKYMVAENSNSASPVFAIVNTQKLALLGHSFGGAVGLSAIANLCLESLSFCKGSFNRPKELVAGAFFGANLRDTKDEFIPINNSGIPIALLQGSLDNRALPFRAKRTYDNIQTPPKALITILGVNHFGITNTSNPAGAIPDSKNSTLAQNIAVETIARWSGLFLRASVLKDKGASDYVYRTGDARDPNVAVISDSVKREK
- the hpsO gene encoding hormogonium polysaccharide biosynthesis glycosyltransferase HpsO; the protein is MKILVASHTYIVDLNCEKLRILSQLEPEVEVTIVVPKKWKPGGVQNKIIETQYRDEGKFRIVPISNFSQNHQGLLTFGGDLISLLQKFRPNVIQVEQGSRGLAYAEMIALNKLLGLKAKNLFFTWWNLPYQLKFPVSLLEKYNLDNSHGIISGNQDGAEVLRQQGYKGPIKVMPQLGVDERLFAPAPQPELAAQLGIEQNDFVVGFVGRFVQEKGLFTLLEALIGLKDRPWKLLLLGRGPLQSELLSKAEENAIKDRVILVESVAHDAVPKYINLMSTLVLPSETNYNLKNLTSIGWKEQFGHVLIEAMACQVPVIGSNSGEIPHVIGEAGLIFPEGDAQALAHCIVQLMENPELTENLASMGYQKAMAQYTNTALAKQQLEFYKELADG
- the hpsN gene encoding hormogonium polysaccharide biosynthesis glycosyltransferase HpsN — encoded protein: MNSYPLISVIIPTYGREEPLRDSIADVLKQDYPNFEVLVVDQTPEHKPEIEAYLEELSTAGKIKWFRLKWASLPGARNYAVRRATGDIILFIDDDVQLQSGFLAAHAKNYVEQPEVGAVAGRVFDRMKLGDSGGNLQIEYLPPQAMDPGIAWYHIDLVHTVKPQQVLTARGCNMSFRREIFTKYGLKFDERFRGSAVREESDFCLRLRQTGYKIWYDPNAHLVHLGEETGGCHDISMRSLQYQLTFYHNHFLMGLKNLSLTQATRLFARLFDCHVLGHPPCHKSGSPIKILTRGVFYTLGFFKALSTVIQSAWNDGQIYTRLDEQI
- the hpsL gene encoding hormogonium polysaccharide biosynthesis protein HpsL, whose protein sequence is MLTLKSKGKKSKKRKKQEEKETPTLSLQERLLQKRKAAQARKEFSSMLSSAGAVGFFVGILLAFIGGIKAAVPGVLGVITIALCYKYPRQALFGFMIYLPFSGTITYYIGNSPILQLAKDSFYIPAAIALWQICSKKRLPFIVPKAIKTPLFILLALCVLTLLFVNGMQQFSPPLRGLGSGGGNKPIFMGILGLKVFLGYLPLITCAYYLIRDKKDFLFFSRMQVVLILICCAMGFIQYMLLLTGICQGTRHLEGAALFKTSIEARCYFGGALLYSPQQGVIRLPGTFVAPWQWAWFLISSTFFSFASGFSDPSILWRVVSLGSIVAVFINAVISGQRIALALVPVCFVILLLLTGQLRNLKRFIPMGVGLALILGIAIASNPALLEERTSSLSDRWEASPPQEFIVQQFEESWKEQRGILGNGLGRATNSARAMGETRLIETYYPKVLFEVGPFGTLAFLALVTTLTIACYQSNRLIKNRNFRSYGSALWVFILFISYNTYYYPLDVDPVAVYYWFVAGVILKLPIIDKQERQKENDENSEEQPKKKTKTAKNLLNPL
- the hpsP gene encoding hormogonium polysaccharide biosynthesis glycosyltransferase HpsP; its protein translation is MQILQIVPSISLVYGGPSQMVLGLAPALAKQGVKVTVITTDSNGDTGQETPLDVPLNRPIEQDGYQIIYFRCSPFRRYKFSLDLLGWLNKHVREYDLAHIHALFSPVSSLAAAVCRQQKVPYILRPLGTLDPADLRKKKILKQLYTAILERPNIAGSAAIHFTSVQEAKVSERFGVATRDLTIPLGAIPVQWEGEKGREGEGGRLLRQQYSIPTDIPLVLFMSRIDPKKGLDLLFPALEALLAEGFNFHFVLAGGNPQDEDYVEKIKSQIQNSPLRSHTTITGFVTGHLKTALLQAADLFVLPSYYENFGIAVAEAMVAGTPVLISDQVHICQEVRDSESGWVSSLDVKEIVKSLRTALENPSECQRRGLLAREYALQHYSWDAIARQIILAYNQILS
- a CDS encoding cation-transporting P-type ATPase, with amino-acid sequence MVRVISPVGLSEKQPQVWHALEIDDAIALLETHPEKGLSSPQVKQKLAKFGTNELTAKKTKPWWLKFLLQFNQPLLIILLCAGLVKALSGSLVNAGVIWGVTTTNAIIGFVQESKAEGAIAALAKAITTETTVIRNGEKIRIPSQELVPGDVVLIASGDKVPADLRLIEAKNLQIDESGLTGESVAVEKITSVLNSETPLAERKNMAYAGGFVTFGQAKGIVVATGNNTETGHISQLMEQHTDISTPLTRKFDKFSQNWLRVVLGLATLTFVVGLSYKGLQDALEAAVALTVSAIPEGLPAVVTVTLAIGVSRMAKRNAIIRKLPAVETLGSATVVCSDKTGTLTENQMTVQAIYAGGHQYTVSGVGYAPEGEILKDNKPVNLNSDKSLQECLLAGILCNDSHIEKKDGKWVVVGDPTEGALITSARKAGFNESSLANQMRKLDAIPFESDYQYMATLHESQLGRTIYVKGSVEAILKRCTLMLNTEGQTRPMDCVETLRQTTIEREVNIMARQGLRVLALAKKPVPDMQFTVNHPDIDTGLIFLGLQGMIDPPRESAIKAVQACQEAGIQVKMITGDHAVTAQAIARRMGINKNGSVLAFTGAELAKMDKAELAQVAEEGVVFARVAPEQKLRLVQALQSKGEIVAMTGDGVNDAPALKQADIGIAMGGAGTEVAKEASDMLLTDDNFASIEAAVEEGQAVYKNLLKAICFILPVNGGESMTILLSTLLSRDLPILSLQVLWLNMLNSITMTVPLAFEPKAQNVMKQSPRNPNEPILSSSRLKRILAVSLFNWVVIFGVFEYIRATTGDLNLARTMAINSLIAGRIFYLLSISQLVPNLIAKMDGTIQENVDIPAIGLGILGAILLQIVFAHVPLINEVFSTSPLTFGQWLFCLAVGSPMILWAAVVNKLDPPN
- a CDS encoding peroxiredoxin translates to MALRLGDTVPNFTQASSTGDIDFYQWAGDSWVVLFSHPADFTPVCTTELGTVAKLKPEFDKRNVKAIALSVDDVESHKGWIGDIEETQKATLNYPILADGDRKVSDLYDMIHPNANASLTVRTVFIIDPNKKLRLTLTYPPSTGRNFDEILRVIDSLQLTDNYSVATPADWKDGDDCVIVPSLKDPEVLKEKFPKGYQEIKPYLRMTPQPNK